One genomic region from Pseudoduganella lutea encodes:
- a CDS encoding sensor histidine kinase yields the protein MSSPDFPPFNAPPLPKVAHDRRLVRRYLLQSALRFNAGSLLFVSLAVALLPLGLDIGPAAPGESGVRKLNPYLVGGVVLAVMLWLALLSSGIARGFLSRLAEEGKALSAEWLASTVTRRIEAPFNPYTTFDLCTETLSGLALGTALGYAGPPAFFHDPFKGRIVLGRWRPLALGRHIEVKVSTELGPSCRIELRSRPGLAWFAIQQGQSLKAAETVCAQLRQHLERHAAALEAARRERELERTSLQARLSALQAQVEPHFLFNTLANLKYLIRTDQQAAQDMLDHLVGYLQNALPDMRSVSSTLGRELDLASDYLAIMRIRMGERLRFDVAVDEDLRRLPFPPAMLISLVENAVKHGLERASRPGLITIDAWCERRNGGQLLSVSVVDDGVGLTEQAGEGTGLANIAERLMLLYGREASLVVEPGMEPNAGQGDARGVRAVLTVPVAGRDA from the coding sequence ATGAGCTCTCCCGATTTCCCGCCGTTCAACGCGCCGCCCTTACCGAAAGTGGCGCATGACCGTCGCCTGGTGCGCCGCTATCTGCTGCAGTCGGCGCTGCGCTTCAATGCCGGTTCGCTGCTGTTCGTGTCGCTGGCGGTCGCGCTGCTGCCGCTCGGGCTGGATATCGGCCCGGCCGCGCCGGGCGAATCCGGGGTACGCAAGCTGAACCCTTACCTGGTCGGCGGCGTCGTGCTGGCCGTGATGCTCTGGCTCGCGCTGCTGTCCAGCGGCATCGCCCGCGGCTTTCTTTCCCGGCTGGCCGAGGAAGGCAAGGCGCTGTCCGCCGAGTGGCTCGCATCCACGGTGACACGCCGCATCGAGGCGCCGTTCAATCCCTACACCACCTTCGACCTGTGCACGGAAACCCTGTCGGGACTGGCGCTGGGCACCGCGCTCGGCTACGCCGGTCCGCCGGCGTTTTTCCACGACCCGTTCAAGGGCCGGATCGTGCTGGGCCGCTGGCGCCCGCTCGCGCTGGGTCGCCATATCGAGGTGAAGGTATCGACCGAGCTGGGTCCCAGCTGCCGCATCGAGCTGCGCAGCCGCCCGGGCCTGGCCTGGTTCGCGATCCAGCAGGGCCAGTCGCTGAAGGCCGCCGAGACGGTGTGCGCCCAGCTGCGCCAACACCTCGAGCGCCACGCGGCCGCGCTGGAAGCGGCACGCCGGGAACGCGAGCTGGAACGCACGTCGCTGCAGGCGCGCCTGTCGGCGCTGCAGGCCCAGGTCGAGCCGCACTTCCTGTTCAATACCCTGGCCAACCTGAAATACCTGATCCGCACCGACCAGCAGGCCGCGCAGGACATGCTCGACCACCTGGTCGGCTACCTGCAGAACGCGCTGCCGGACATGCGCTCGGTGTCCTCGACCCTGGGCCGGGAACTGGATCTGGCCAGCGACTACCTGGCGATCATGCGTATCCGCATGGGCGAGCGCCTGCGCTTCGACGTCGCCGTGGACGAGGACTTGCGCCGCCTGCCGTTTCCGCCGGCGATGCTGATCTCGCTGGTGGAAAACGCGGTCAAGCATGGCCTGGAACGGGCCAGCCGGCCCGGCCTGATCACCATCGACGCATGGTGCGAGCGCAGGAACGGCGGACAGCTGCTGAGCGTGTCCGTGGTCGACGACGGCGTCGGCTTGACCGAACAGGCCGGCGAAGGCACGGGCCTGGCGAATATCGCGGAACGCCTGATGCTGCTGTACGGGCGCGAGGCCAGCCTGGTCGTGGAGCCCGGGATGGAACCTAATGCAGGGCAAGGCGATGCACGGGGTGTGAGGGCCGTGCTGACGGTGCCCGTGGCAGGAAGGGACGCGTGA
- a CDS encoding LytR/AlgR family response regulator transcription factor — MPTALIVEDEPLLRAELADQLHILWPELHIAGHAANGIDAVAAIDALRPDIVFLDIQMPGLNGMEVARHIPESCQVVFVTAYADYALAAFDAGASDYLVKPLTTARLLQTIRRLKSRAAASPPPVVWEKLFERERAPVYLKWIKASSGNTVRLVMVSEVLYFQSDGKYTRVVTANGDALIRLPLKTLLEQLDPQQFAQIHRSAIVNLQAVDRIERNDHEARACASVEVILKGRAERLAVSEAFTRQFRQM; from the coding sequence ATGCCGACTGCCCTGATCGTCGAAGACGAGCCGCTGCTGCGCGCGGAACTGGCGGACCAGCTGCACATCCTGTGGCCCGAGCTGCACATCGCCGGCCACGCCGCGAACGGCATCGACGCGGTGGCGGCCATCGACGCTTTGCGGCCGGACATCGTGTTCCTGGACATCCAGATGCCCGGCCTGAACGGCATGGAGGTAGCGCGCCACATCCCCGAGTCCTGCCAGGTGGTGTTCGTCACGGCCTACGCGGACTATGCGCTGGCCGCCTTCGATGCCGGCGCGTCCGACTACCTCGTCAAGCCTTTGACGACCGCGCGCCTGCTGCAGACGATCCGCCGCCTGAAGTCGCGCGCGGCCGCAAGCCCGCCACCGGTCGTGTGGGAAAAGCTGTTCGAGCGGGAGCGCGCGCCGGTGTACCTCAAGTGGATCAAGGCGTCGAGCGGCAACACGGTGCGGCTGGTGATGGTGAGCGAAGTGCTGTACTTCCAGTCGGACGGGAAGTACACACGGGTGGTGACGGCGAACGGCGATGCGCTGATCCGGCTGCCGCTGAAGACCCTGCTCGAGCAGCTCGACCCGCAGCAGTTCGCGCAAATCCACCGCAGCGCCATCGTCAACCTCCAGGCCGTCGACCGGATCGAACGCAACGACCACGAAGCGCGCGCATGCGCCAGCGTGGAAGTGATCCTGAAAGGCCGGGCCGAGCGCCTGGCCGTCAGCGAAGCCTTTACCCGGCAGTTCCGCCAGATGTAG
- a CDS encoding S41 family peptidase, with product MQKKWIVIPSLLALAMVGAVVTQPMWRPLWERVNPPPKMAIDRAMRSQTIDTLVAKLNEHYIFPDKARAIETVLRQRQQEGKYDGLTDGEQLARQLTNDVRGVVHDLHMAVEFSPRPVPPEPVGPPPATLAEWERSAPLPLRLFRHVSDLDVEKVDHLDAGIGYLQLSSFPPHFLVAEKYAKAMDKLADTRGLIVDLRDTRGGDPRSVALLVSYFVDQRTRLNDLWDRRTNVTTRQWTVDKPGGKRYGGKKPVVILVGPGTISGCEDFAYTMQALKRATVIGERTWGGAHLARPFRLGEHFFAVIPDVRPVSPLTQTNWEGVGVIPDIAAKPDQALAVARDLLQRRLHVDAPLVAAGH from the coding sequence ATGCAGAAGAAATGGATCGTCATACCGTCTTTGCTGGCGCTGGCCATGGTTGGGGCAGTCGTCACCCAGCCCATGTGGCGGCCGCTCTGGGAAAGGGTCAATCCGCCGCCGAAGATGGCGATCGATCGCGCGATGCGGTCGCAGACCATCGATACGCTGGTGGCAAAGCTGAACGAGCACTATATCTTTCCCGACAAGGCCCGGGCGATCGAAACGGTGCTGCGCCAGCGCCAGCAAGAGGGCAAGTACGATGGCTTGACGGATGGCGAACAGCTGGCAAGGCAGCTGACGAACGACGTGCGCGGCGTGGTCCACGACCTGCATATGGCGGTAGAGTTCAGCCCCCGGCCGGTCCCGCCCGAGCCGGTCGGGCCGCCCCCCGCGACGCTGGCGGAGTGGGAACGGTCGGCTCCCCTTCCCCTGCGGCTGTTCCGTCACGTATCGGACCTTGACGTCGAGAAGGTCGATCACCTGGACGCCGGCATCGGCTACCTGCAGCTTTCCAGCTTCCCGCCGCATTTCCTCGTGGCCGAAAAATACGCCAAGGCGATGGACAAACTCGCCGACACCAGGGGCCTCATCGTGGACCTGCGCGACACCCGCGGCGGCGACCCGCGATCGGTGGCCCTGCTGGTCAGCTATTTCGTCGACCAGCGTACCCGCCTCAACGACCTGTGGGACCGGCGTACCAACGTCACCACCCGGCAATGGACGGTGGACAAGCCTGGCGGCAAGCGCTATGGCGGCAAGAAACCGGTCGTCATCCTGGTCGGCCCGGGCACGATATCCGGCTGCGAAGACTTTGCCTACACGATGCAGGCACTGAAGCGCGCGACGGTGATCGGCGAGCGGACCTGGGGCGGCGCCCACCTGGCGCGGCCTTTCCGGCTCGGCGAGCATTTCTTCGCCGTGATTCCCGACGTGCGCCCCGTCAGCCCGCTTACCCAGACCAACTGGGAAGGCGTGGGTGTCATCCCGGATATCGCGGCAAAGCCGGATCAGGCGCTCGCGGTGGCCAGGGACCTGCTGCAGCGTCGGCTTCACGTAGACGCCCCGCTCGTCGCCGCGGGACATTGA